AGATTCGAGATGTGGCAGATCTCTTCGCAGAGCTGGTCCTTGTGCTTCTGTTTGAGGATGGTGTCCAGTTCGAAGTTGTAGTCGAAGTGGTTTTCGATGGCCGACTTTCCTTCACTGGTCACCAGAATAATCTCGTCAATGCCTGAGGCGACGACCTCCTCGACAATATACTGGATGGTCGGCCGGTCGACGATGGTCAGCATCTCTTTGGGGATGGCCTTGCTGGCGGGCAGAAAGCGGGTGCCGAGCCCTGCCACCGGAATAACGGCCTTGGATATTTCCATGTAAATTTTCTCCTGGTCGATTAAATATGAGCAGCATGTGGAACCGGAACTGCGTCAGGACAGTGTAGCTGCTATACTATGCCCCAAACCGGGCCAAATTGCCATTCACATTCAAAAAAATCAACCGGGCACCATGCACGAACTAGAAACCAGGATCAGCAGGGAAATAGCGGGAAACGGGATTGTCGGCAGGGGAGACCATCTGCTGGTTGCTGTTTCCGGCGGGGCGGATTCCATGGGACTGCTGCATCTTCTGGCCGCTCTCAAAGATGATCTTGAGCTGACTCTGACTGCGGCCTATGTCGATCATGGCCTGCGGCATGAAGAGACAAGGAGTGAGAAGCTCCTGGTTGAAGCCGCAGCGCGCGAACTCGGGTGTGGTTTTTCTACCGGGTCGATCCGGGTGCGGGAAATTGCCGATGAGAATGGTTGGTCCATCGAAGAGGCGGCCAGAAACCTGCGCTACGAATTTCTCGCTGAAGCTGCAGTCAAGCATGGGTGTGAGAAGATCGTGGTGGCCCATACCGCCGACGACCAGGCGGAAGAACTCCTGCTCCGGCTGATTCGAGGCACCGGGCGGAGCGGGCTTGCCGGCATGGCGACGGTGAACTACCGCACGGTGGTTCGCCCCCTCCTGACCACCACAAAAAATGAAATAGTGTCATATCTTGGTGAGCGCAATATTGCTTATCTTGAAGACAGTTCCAATGCTGAGCGTCAGTATCTAAGAAACCGGGTCCGGCTCGATCTGCTCCCCTATCTTGAAGAAAACTTCAACCCGGCGATCAGGGAGACCCTGTTGCGCACCGCAGAGATCCTCGGGGCTGAAGAGGCGCTTCTCGTCCGGCTGACCGGGGATCTCTGCCACAGGGCTGTCAGTCACCCAGGGGAGAATCAGCTTGCGGTTGACTGCGCAACCCTGGCCGGGGAAGCGCTGGCGTTGCAGCGAAGGGTGGTTGAGCAGGTGCTGGTGGAACTTTCTTCACCGGTTACCTTCCAACAGATCAGCAAGATTCTTGCGCTGGTCGCAGAGGGAAATGATGGCGCGGAGCTTCATCTGTCGGAAGGCTTGCGGGTGATCAGAAGAGGCGGGGCGGTGGATTTTTCCTATCCGGCCGGCCGGGCCAGACTGCGTGGCAGACTGGGAAGGGAAGCTCCGGATTTTATGGTGGAGATTCCGGGGCCGGGCCGCTGGCCGGTTCCCGAGCTGTCCGTTGAGATCGAGGTTCTGGTTCTCAAGGAACCGCCGGTTCGCGAAGCATTGCTTTCAGGGCGGGCTGATTATCTGGATATGCGCGGGTTTGATTTTCCGGTGCAGGTTCGATCACCACGGGCGGGGGACCGTTTCCGGCCACTCGGCGCGCCGGGGAGCAAAAAAGTGGCAGACTTTCTGTCCGACCATAAGATCCCACCGACAGACCGTTGCCGGATTCCGATACTGGTGAAAGATGAGACGATCCTCGCTCTGGTGGGGATCAGGATTGATGAGCGTTACCGGATTCTTGCCGACAGCGGTAAAGTGCTTAAGATAGAGTTGCGCCGAGTGTAAAAGCTCTTTACCGGAAGCTCATTTAATGGTAATTAAACTCCCTCTTGACCAAAGAGTTTATGGGCGGGTAGCTCAGTTGGATAGAGTGTCGGCCTCCGAAGCCGAAGGTCGTGGGTTCGAATCCCGTCCCGCCCACCATAAATTGAAAAGCCCCTGTCCTGGATAAAGGGCAGGGGCTTTTTTGCTGGCACGGAAGAGGGATGCGAACCCACGAAGTGGTTCGAGCCGAGCCGCTCGCGGCGAGACAACGCAGAAGCGAAGCGCCTGCGGCCCGAAGGGCGAGCGCGTGAGCGCGAGTAATCCCGTCCCGCCCACCAGATTAAACGAAAACCCGGTCGCTGTTGATGATCGGGTTTTTTTTATGTCTGCCGATATATGATCTGCTTTCAATGTTTGGATATTCTCGGCCTAATACTGTATATTTGCCGGATGCCACAAATTCCCGGTGACGGTTTTGTGGAGACTCGGGGTGGGGTTGAATCCATGGTCTGGTACAGGTGTGCCATTTGCCCCTGGGTAATCAACATTTTAAGAAAGTGAGTGAAAATCAATGAAGATCCTTCTGCCGGTAGTGACCATTGCGGCCCTGATCGTTGCTGGGGTTTGTGCCTATTATCTACCCGGTTTCGACCGGTGGCTTGTGGCCAACAACGCCCTCCTGAATTCTTTAAGCGTCCTCGGGGTGGTGGGATTGATTGTGTTTCTGTCGCTTTCCATTTCCTTCTTCGAAGCGTCCCAGGCCGGGCAGCGGAAGGACCGGGCAAATGCGCTCGGGTCCAGATTGGCGGTTCTGGCCGCTGAGCTGAATATGAATCATGACATCTGCACCAGAAGTTTTTCCGAGTTCTATTCAAAATATATCAGAACCAAAGGGCTGCCGGTTCCGGAAAGCCGTTTTCAGACCACGATTATCGAAAAAACAATTTCATCAGGAGACATCACCGAAACAGAGTTTCTCCTGCAGCTCTGGAATCTATACCGTTCTATGTCTCTCACCAACACCCTGCTGAACAATGCGGTCACCGTCAGGAACACTGGGCACATTGCGGATCCGGAGAACAAGGCCCTGAATGAAGGCAGAATTGTCCAGGTGGACAACAATGTCAAAGGCGCGATGTCGACAGCGTTACAGACAGAAAAGCTTTTCCCGGAAGTTATAAGCCGGGTTGAGTCGATCATGGAGACGATCAGGAAGTAAGGATTTATTTATCGAGGGTCAGGCGGCGTGCGATTCAGGGGTTTAAACAGAAACCTGCTGGTATGGCTTGATGCCATATTAACTTACCGAGTGGTTGATTATGAAATTATGGGTAACGCCGAACGGCGATAAATGGATCTGTGACGAGTGCCAGGAAGATTTCGAAGAAGAGATTGCCGCAGAGGGCTGGCGGGTCGCCTTCGAGGAGAAAGACAATGCCATGCTCCGCTGCTCGGTCTGCAAACATGGCGATGTAGAGATTTTTGATTAGATAAATCTCCCGT
The sequence above is drawn from the Pseudomonadota bacterium genome and encodes:
- the tilS gene encoding tRNA lysidine(34) synthetase TilS codes for the protein MHELETRISREIAGNGIVGRGDHLLVAVSGGADSMGLLHLLAALKDDLELTLTAAYVDHGLRHEETRSEKLLVEAAARELGCGFSTGSIRVREIADENGWSIEEAARNLRYEFLAEAAVKHGCEKIVVAHTADDQAEELLLRLIRGTGRSGLAGMATVNYRTVVRPLLTTTKNEIVSYLGERNIAYLEDSSNAERQYLRNRVRLDLLPYLEENFNPAIRETLLRTAEILGAEEALLVRLTGDLCHRAVSHPGENQLAVDCATLAGEALALQRRVVEQVLVELSSPVTFQQISKILALVAEGNDGAELHLSEGLRVIRRGGAVDFSYPAGRARLRGRLGREAPDFMVEIPGPGRWPVPELSVEIEVLVLKEPPVREALLSGRADYLDMRGFDFPVQVRSPRAGDRFRPLGAPGSKKVADFLSDHKIPPTDRCRIPILVKDETILALVGIRIDERYRILADSGKVLKIELRRV